One genomic segment of Phyllopteryx taeniolatus isolate TA_2022b chromosome 12, UOR_Ptae_1.2, whole genome shotgun sequence includes these proteins:
- the ecrg4a gene encoding augurin-A isoform X1: MASQLLTLRVLGFAALLTFLALTEWIVFRFGGSTARPQSFGLHLFPFVLAEVSGDGKKLHKLFRKRDAAAAAPPAAAAAASSKASVAVSPSKAREFLATLSRRKRNIWDHSRADVQQWIMQFMYMGFDEQRLESDLSYWMDHARSNDHGRQHHYDENAPIGPRDPNSYRHGADVNYDYY, translated from the exons ATGGCGTCCCAGCTGTTGACTTTGAGGGTCTTGGGGTTCGCTGCACTGCTGACATTCTTGGCTCTAACAG aatggattgtgttccgCTTTGGAGGTTCGACTGCACGCCCGCAATCGTTCGGACTTCACCTGTTTCCTTTCGTCCTCGCAGAAGTGTCAGGCGATGGCAAAAAGCTTCACAAGCTCTTCAGAAAGAGAGATG CGGCAGCCGCGGCTcctcccgccgccgccgccgccgcctcctccaaGGCCTCCGTCGCCGTGTCGCCCTCCAAAGCTCGGGAGTTTCTGGCCACACTGAGCCGACGCAAGAGGAACATTTGGGACCACAGCAGAGCGGATGTGCAGCAATGGATTATGCAGTTTATGTACATGGGCTTTGACGAGCAG AGGCTGGAGTCGGACTTGTCCTACTGGATGGACCACGCACGCTCCAATGACCACGGACGTCAGCATCACTACGACGAGAACGCACCCATCGGCCCGCGTGACCCAAACTCGTACCGACACGGCGCCGACGTCAACTATGACTACTATTAG
- the ecrg4a gene encoding augurin-A isoform X2, with protein MASQLLTLRVLGFAALLTFLALTEVSGDGKKLHKLFRKRDAAAAAPPAAAAAASSKASVAVSPSKAREFLATLSRRKRNIWDHSRADVQQWIMQFMYMGFDEQRLESDLSYWMDHARSNDHGRQHHYDENAPIGPRDPNSYRHGADVNYDYY; from the exons ATGGCGTCCCAGCTGTTGACTTTGAGGGTCTTGGGGTTCGCTGCACTGCTGACATTCTTGGCTCTAACAG AAGTGTCAGGCGATGGCAAAAAGCTTCACAAGCTCTTCAGAAAGAGAGATG CGGCAGCCGCGGCTcctcccgccgccgccgccgccgcctcctccaaGGCCTCCGTCGCCGTGTCGCCCTCCAAAGCTCGGGAGTTTCTGGCCACACTGAGCCGACGCAAGAGGAACATTTGGGACCACAGCAGAGCGGATGTGCAGCAATGGATTATGCAGTTTATGTACATGGGCTTTGACGAGCAG AGGCTGGAGTCGGACTTGTCCTACTGGATGGACCACGCACGCTCCAATGACCACGGACGTCAGCATCACTACGACGAGAACGCACCCATCGGCCCGCGTGACCCAAACTCGTACCGACACGGCGCCGACGTCAACTATGACTACTATTAG
- the nck2a gene encoding cytoplasmic protein NCK2a produces the protein MTEEVIVVAKWDYTAQQDQELDIRKNERLFLLDDSKTWWRVRNTANQTGYVPSNYVERKNSLKKGSLVKNIKDTLGLGKTKRKTSARDTSPTPSSDTECPTNGSGGTGGGSGVGAAERINDLNIPAVVKFAYTAERDDELTLMKGCRVVVMEKCSDGWWRGSQAGRVGWFPSNYVQEETVGADDREGGDSLRIYHTQGTVLANGSVGVLDLVQTLYPFSSVTEEELNFDKGEVMEVVEKPENDPEWWRCKNSRGIVGLVPKNYVMVLDERPGPPPCTTVSPHNRHVAPARTGRFAERDWYYGNITRHQAERILNERGDDGDFLIRDSESSPSDFSVSLKAAGKNKHFKVQLCDSVYCIGQRRFTSMEELVEHYKKAPIFTSEHGDRLYLVKALL, from the exons ATGACAGAGGAGGTGATTGTTGTAGCCAAGTGGGACTACACAGCCCAGCAGGACCAGGAACTTGACATTCGAAAAAATGAGCGTCTGTTCCTTCTGGACGATTCCAAAACGTGGTGGCGCGTCCGCAACACCGCCAACCAGACGGGCTACGTGCCGTCCAACTACGTGGAGCGAAAGAACAGCCTGAAGAAAGGCTCATTGGTCAAGAACATCAAGGACACGCTAG GTTTGgggaaaacaaagaggaaaacaagCGCCCGTGACACTTCGCCGACGCCGAGCTCTGACACCGAATGTCCGACCAACGGTAGCGGGGGGACGGGAGGAGGAAGCGGCGTAGGGGCGGCGGAGAGAATCAACGACCTCAACATCCCCGCCGTGGTCAAGTTCGCTTACACGGCGGAGAGGGACGACGAGCTGACCTTGATGAAGGGTTGCCGGGTGGTGGTGATGGAGAAGTGCAGTGACGGGTGGTGGCGAGGCAGCCAGGCGGGACGCGTGGGTTGGTTCCCCTCCAATTACGTGCAGGAGGAGACGGTCGGGGCAGATGACAGAGAGGGGGGGGATTCCTTGCGGATATATCACACTCAAGGGACCGTGCTGGCCAACGGGAGCGTCGGCGTGCTGGACCTGGTGCAGACCCTCTACCCTTTTAGCTCCGTCACGGAAGAGGAGCTGAACTTCGACAAGGGCGAGGTCATGGAGGTGGTGGAGAAGCCGGAGAACGACCCCGAGTGGTGGCGGTGTAAGAACTCGCGGGGCATCGTGGGCTTGGTGCCTAAAAACTACGTGATGGTGCTGGACGAGCGACCCGGCCCGCCGCCCTGCACGACCGTCTCGCCGCACAACCGCCATGTGGCGCCGGCGCGCACAGGGAGGTTCGCTGAGAGGGACTGGTACTACGGCAACATCACCCGACACCAGGCCGAGCGCATACTTAATGAGAGAGGGGACGACGGCGACTTCCTCATACGAGACAGCGAGTCGTCG CCCAGCGACTTCTCGGTGTCCCTGAAGGCGGCAGGCAAGAATAAGCACTTTAAAGTGCAGCTGTGCGATAGCGTCTACTGCATCGGTCAGCGCAGGTTCACCTCCATGGAGGAGCTGGTGGAGCACTACAAGAAAGCTCCCATCTTCACCAGCGAGCATGGAGACAGGCTGTACTTGGTCAAAGCGCTGCTGTGA
- the fhl2a gene encoding four and a half LIM domains protein 2a — protein sequence MTERYDCHYCKESLFGKKYVLREDNPYCVKCYESLYSNTCEDCKKPIGCNTRDLSYKDRHWHEDCFKCFQCKRSLVDKPFSTKDEQLLCTECYSNEYSSKCHECKKTIMPGSRKMEHKGNSWHETCFTCQRCQQPIGTKSFIPKDNSNFCVPCYEKQFAMQCVHCKKPITTGGVTYRDQPWHKDCFLCTSCKQQLSGQRFTSRDDFAYCLNCFCNLYAKKCASCTTPISGLGGSKYISFEERQWHNDCFNCKKCSVSLVGRGFLTERDDILCPECGKDI from the exons ATGACAGAGCGCTACGACTGCCACTACTGCAAGGAGTCCCTGTTCGGGAAGAAGTACGTCCTGCGAGAGGACAATCCCTACTGTGTGAAATGTTACGAGAGCCTGTACTCCAACACCTGCGAGGACTGCAAGAAGCCCATTGGTTGCAATACCAGA GATCTGTCTTACAAAGACCGCCACTGGCACGAGGACTGCTTCAAGTGCTTCCAGTGCAAGCGCTCCCTGGTGGACAAGCCCTTCTCCACCAAGGACGAGCAGCTCCTGTGCACCGAGTGCTACTCCAACGAATACTCCTCCAAGTGCCACGAGTGCAAGAAAACCATCATGCCTG GCTCCAGGAAGATGGAGCACAAGGGCAACAGCTGGCACGAGACCTGCTTCACCTGCCAGCGATGCCAGCAGCCCATCGGCACCAAGAGTTTCATCCCCAAGGACAACTCCAACTTCTGCGTGCCCTGCTACGAGAAGCAGTTCGCCATGCAGTGCGTGCACTGCAAGAAG CCCATCACCACTGGCGGCGTGACCTACCGCGACCAGCCTTGGCACAAGGACTGCTTCCTGTGCACTAGCTGCAAGCAGCAGCTCTCTGGCCAGAGGTTCACCTCCAGAGACGACTTTGCCTACTGCCTCAACTGCTTCTGCAACCTCTACGCCAAGAAGTGTGCTTCCTGCACCACCCCCATTAGCG GCCTCGGAGGCAGCAAGTACATTTCCTTCGAGGAGCGCCAGTGGCACAACGACTGCTTCAACTGTAAGAAGTGCTCCGTGTCCCTGGTGGGCCGCGGCTTCCTGACCGAGCGTGACGACATCCTGTGCCCGGAGTGCGGCAAAGACATCTga